Proteins from a genomic interval of Streptomyces sp. TLI_235:
- a CDS encoding putative hydrolase of the HAD superfamily, whose protein sequence is MRHSGDTGPFRAVVFDLWKTLVPLPDEVKRRAFTDTARALGTPEAELAGPWAQTRTRRETGPLDGYLAELREQLGADWDDARLAEAMRVRRGIHGQGFAAPAPGAVETLTALREDGLYLGLVSNCSSDVRDMLDRSALGPLLDITVLSAEAGLMKPDPEVFRLAARRLGVDPAECLYVGDGHDRELDGATEAGMTAVLLDLGEGNPWPGRRITALPQVLRIAVPC, encoded by the coding sequence ATGCGGCACAGCGGTGACACCGGCCCCTTCCGGGCCGTGGTCTTCGACCTGTGGAAGACCCTGGTGCCGCTGCCGGACGAGGTGAAGCGCCGGGCCTTCACCGATACCGCCCGCGCCCTCGGCACACCCGAGGCCGAACTCGCCGGGCCGTGGGCACAGACCCGCACCCGCCGGGAGACCGGCCCGCTCGACGGCTACCTGGCCGAACTGCGCGAACAGCTCGGCGCCGACTGGGACGACGCCCGCCTCGCCGAGGCCATGAGGGTCCGCCGCGGCATCCACGGGCAGGGCTTCGCCGCACCGGCACCCGGCGCCGTCGAGACGCTCACCGCCCTGCGCGAGGACGGGCTGTACCTCGGCCTGGTCTCCAACTGCAGCTCCGACGTGCGGGACATGCTCGACCGCTCCGCCCTCGGGCCGCTGCTCGACATCACCGTGCTCTCCGCAGAGGCCGGCCTGATGAAGCCCGACCCGGAGGTCTTCCGGCTCGCCGCCCGCCGCCTCGGCGTCGACCCCGCCGAATGCCTGTACGTCGGCGACGGCCACGACCGCGAACTCGACGGCGCCACCGAGGCCGGGATGACCGCCGTCCTCCTCGACCTCGGCGAGGGCAACCCCTGGCCCGGACGGCGGATCACCGCCCTGCCGCAGGTCCTGCGCATCGCCGTCCCGTGCTGA
- a CDS encoding DNA-binding transcriptional MerR regulator, with translation MRIGELASRAGVSVRSLRYYEEQGLLTSTRSASGQRHYTDHEVERVVFIQQLFAAGLSSRTIVELLPCVDSPSEDNSDAALERMAQERDRLSERIADLVRTRDALAGLMTMAQAHRERQRSAVGD, from the coding sequence GTGCGCATCGGGGAGCTGGCATCACGGGCGGGAGTCAGCGTCCGGTCCCTGCGCTACTACGAGGAGCAGGGGCTGCTCACCAGCACCCGCAGTGCCAGCGGGCAGCGGCACTACACGGACCACGAGGTCGAGCGGGTCGTGTTCATCCAGCAGCTGTTCGCGGCAGGACTGTCCAGCCGTACCATCGTCGAGCTGCTGCCGTGCGTCGATTCTCCCAGCGAGGACAACTCCGACGCCGCGCTGGAGCGGATGGCGCAGGAGCGCGACCGGCTGTCCGAGCGCATCGCCGATCTCGTACGCACCCGGGACGCCCTTGCCGGGCTGATGACCATGGCGCAGGCACATCGGGAGCGCCAGCGGTCGGCGGTCGGCGACTGA
- a CDS encoding 4-aminobutyrate aminotransferase, producing MSEITGPEAVYYSVSDTRMVTGEGVYLYDSEGRGYIDCASATFNLSLGYRHPAVIKAMKDQADELIHVTSSFQTEAVNRLSQRLVDLAPKRLTKAHLKVSGGSVANEGAVKMAQRATGKRDVITLFRSHVGQTMMMASLSGNAFRREPFAQLYPGGLQVPDPYCHRCFYGQQAGSCGLMCVDRISDFLEFASSGSVAAVLIEPISGNGGNIVPPDGYFAKLRELCDEHNIKMIFDEIQTGIGRTGRMFAAEHFGVEPDAMTVAKGLGGSGAQVAAILASDELAGMPSHEHSFTYGANLLSAAAALATLDVIDNPDFLANVRATGNHILARLEEMSRRHRCISEVRGVGLMIGIEISEPDGSPAVDLTNHLAHKAMEHGLILRTSRYGFGNVLKIRPPLTLTMAEADLICDRFDALLTEHAA from the coding sequence ATGTCCGAAATCACTGGCCCCGAGGCCGTCTACTATTCCGTGTCCGACACCCGGATGGTGACCGGCGAGGGCGTCTACCTGTACGACTCGGAGGGCCGCGGCTACATCGACTGCGCCTCCGCCACCTTCAACCTCAGCCTCGGGTACCGGCACCCGGCCGTCATCAAGGCGATGAAGGACCAGGCCGACGAGCTGATCCACGTCACCTCCAGCTTCCAGACGGAGGCGGTCAACCGGCTGTCGCAGCGTCTGGTGGACCTCGCGCCCAAGCGGCTGACGAAGGCCCACCTGAAGGTCTCCGGCGGCTCGGTGGCCAACGAGGGCGCCGTCAAGATGGCGCAGCGGGCCACCGGCAAGCGCGACGTCATCACTCTGTTCCGCAGCCACGTCGGGCAGACCATGATGATGGCGAGCCTGTCCGGCAACGCCTTCCGCCGGGAGCCGTTCGCCCAGCTGTACCCGGGCGGTCTCCAGGTGCCGGACCCGTACTGCCACCGCTGCTTCTACGGCCAGCAGGCCGGCTCCTGCGGCCTGATGTGCGTCGACCGGATCAGTGACTTCCTGGAGTTCGCCAGCAGCGGCAGCGTCGCCGCCGTCCTCATCGAGCCCATCTCGGGCAACGGCGGCAACATCGTCCCGCCGGACGGCTACTTCGCCAAGCTCCGCGAGCTGTGCGACGAGCACAACATCAAAATGATCTTCGATGAGATCCAGACCGGCATCGGCCGCACCGGCCGGATGTTCGCCGCCGAGCACTTCGGCGTCGAGCCGGACGCCATGACCGTCGCGAAGGGCCTCGGCGGCTCCGGCGCCCAGGTCGCGGCGATCCTGGCCAGCGACGAGCTCGCCGGCATGCCCAGCCATGAGCACTCCTTCACCTACGGCGCCAACCTGCTCTCCGCCGCCGCCGCGCTGGCCACCCTCGACGTCATCGACAACCCGGACTTCCTCGCCAACGTGCGGGCCACCGGCAACCACATCCTCGCCCGCCTGGAGGAGATGAGCCGCCGTCACCGCTGCATCTCCGAGGTGCGCGGCGTCGGCCTCATGATCGGCATCGAGATCTCCGAGCCGGACGGCTCCCCGGCCGTCGACCTCACCAACCACCTCGCCCACAAGGCGATGGAGCACGGGCTCATCCTGCGCACCTCCCGCTACGGATTCGGAAACGTCCTCAAGATCCGGCCGCCGCTGACGCTGACCATGGCCGAGGCCGACCTGATCTGCGACCGCTTCGACGCGCTCCTCACGGAGCACGCCGCGTGA
- a CDS encoding biotin carboxylase produces MKFLIINRSKLDTTPYLHWLGDGNEAVLITAASAVSRAPGAAEAELKGYLEVFVLKDFHENPAVETTAIELHRRHGFDAVIATNEFDLLRAARLRAALGIPGQHPAQAEAYRDKLRMKDLLSAAGVPVAPYAAVPHATALHSFAADHGYPVVVKPRRGAGSMGVEVLRDPAELNAYIERTPALGGDDGAPLMAEKCIEHDLFHIDGLVVDGRPALIWPSACSSCLGYRDGEVLTSAMLDAHDPLTGALQDLTVAAMEALGLDDAMAFHAEAFLAPNGDLLLNEIGCRVGGGKIYETVRLGFGTDMVADHIRALGSVPLASEPAEAPRQAAGFAIFPGRPGTLTAAPDTCPVDGVDQYRLNVPVGTVLGRAEHSSARIASVVVRGADRNEVEDVLRKAVDWFESSAVVEPPAEPADRP; encoded by the coding sequence GTGAAGTTCCTGATCATCAACCGGTCCAAGCTCGACACCACCCCCTACCTCCACTGGCTCGGCGACGGCAACGAGGCCGTCCTGATCACCGCCGCCTCCGCCGTCAGCCGCGCCCCCGGCGCCGCCGAGGCCGAACTCAAGGGCTACCTCGAGGTCTTCGTCCTCAAGGACTTCCACGAGAACCCGGCCGTCGAGACCACCGCGATCGAGCTGCACCGGCGCCACGGGTTCGACGCGGTCATCGCCACCAACGAGTTCGACCTGCTGCGCGCCGCCCGGCTCCGCGCGGCACTGGGCATCCCCGGCCAGCACCCGGCCCAGGCCGAGGCCTACCGCGACAAGCTGCGCATGAAGGACCTGCTGTCCGCCGCGGGCGTCCCCGTGGCGCCCTACGCCGCCGTCCCGCACGCGACCGCCCTGCACTCCTTCGCCGCCGACCACGGCTACCCCGTCGTGGTCAAGCCGCGGCGCGGCGCCGGCTCGATGGGCGTCGAGGTCCTGCGCGACCCCGCGGAGCTCAACGCCTACATCGAGCGCACACCCGCCCTCGGCGGCGACGACGGCGCCCCGCTGATGGCCGAGAAGTGCATCGAGCACGACCTCTTCCACATCGACGGCCTGGTCGTCGACGGCCGGCCCGCGCTCATCTGGCCGTCGGCCTGCTCCTCCTGCCTCGGCTACCGCGACGGCGAGGTGCTCACCAGCGCCATGCTCGACGCCCACGACCCGCTCACCGGGGCCCTGCAGGACCTCACCGTCGCCGCCATGGAGGCCCTCGGCCTGGACGACGCCATGGCCTTCCACGCGGAGGCGTTCCTCGCGCCCAACGGCGACCTGCTGCTCAACGAGATCGGCTGCCGGGTCGGCGGCGGCAAGATCTACGAGACGGTCCGGCTCGGCTTCGGCACCGACATGGTCGCCGACCACATCCGCGCGCTCGGCTCAGTCCCGCTCGCCTCCGAGCCGGCCGAGGCGCCCCGGCAGGCCGCCGGGTTCGCGATCTTCCCCGGCCGGCCCGGCACCCTCACCGCCGCACCCGACACCTGCCCCGTCGACGGCGTCGACCAGTACCGGCTCAACGTGCCGGTCGGCACCGTCCTCGGCCGGGCCGAGCACAGCAGCGCCCGGATCGCCTCCGTCGTCGTGCGCGGCGCCGACCGCAACGAGGTCGAGGACGTCCTGCGCAAGGCCGTCGACTGGTTCGAGAGCAGCGCGGTCGTCGAACCGCCCGCCGAGCCGGCCGACCGGCCCTAG
- a CDS encoding biotin carboxylase — MKRVIATNTGNTKIAGQLAERADLDVLFVTEPRFVDQYPPGTALALVDDLNDPEEATAAVLAGHDLTGYSHVVALSERAALTAGRLRTALGLPGPSFDTVRACTDKAAMNRALTDAGVRTATHRTAGDATELANAAREIGYPVIVKPVLGSGADATEVLRSEDELRSPAGQAYTERLAHPATTSEKAFPVVVETYLDVTDEYHCDGYVVDGRIAHVRVSRYLRPVLGYSDGAFGSHLIDQESPEALEILAMHERVVRAVGLRDGVTHFEVLATPGGLYAGEIACRPGGGGIRRMLQLDSGFDTWDAHLATSLGEPYQAPTGASAGDLVEILLPARRGTVTAISTADDLAAVPGLIEADIRLSVGDTVGGLMDSSTVSAVVHARYTDRAGLDDTVAAVRKAFHIEVEPAADGHPGEERP, encoded by the coding sequence ATGAAACGCGTCATCGCCACCAACACCGGCAACACCAAGATCGCCGGGCAGCTCGCCGAACGCGCCGACCTCGACGTGCTGTTCGTCACGGAGCCGCGCTTCGTCGACCAGTATCCGCCCGGCACCGCCCTCGCCCTGGTCGACGACCTCAACGACCCGGAGGAGGCCACCGCGGCCGTCCTCGCCGGACACGACCTCACCGGCTACTCGCACGTGGTCGCGCTGTCCGAGCGCGCGGCCCTGACCGCCGGCCGGCTGCGCACCGCACTCGGCCTGCCCGGACCGTCGTTCGACACCGTGCGCGCGTGCACCGACAAGGCCGCCATGAACCGCGCCCTCACCGACGCCGGGGTACGCACCGCCACCCATCGGACGGCCGGGGACGCGACCGAACTCGCCAACGCCGCACGGGAGATCGGCTACCCGGTGATCGTCAAGCCGGTGCTCGGCTCCGGTGCGGACGCCACCGAGGTGCTCCGCTCCGAGGACGAGCTCCGCTCGCCCGCCGGGCAGGCCTACACCGAGCGGCTCGCCCACCCCGCGACCACCTCCGAGAAGGCCTTCCCGGTCGTCGTCGAGACGTACCTGGACGTCACGGACGAGTACCACTGCGACGGCTACGTCGTCGACGGCCGCATCGCCCACGTCCGCGTCTCCCGCTACCTCAGGCCGGTCCTCGGCTACTCCGACGGCGCGTTCGGCTCGCACCTGATCGACCAGGAGTCCCCGGAGGCGCTGGAGATCCTCGCCATGCACGAGCGCGTCGTCCGCGCGGTCGGACTCCGCGACGGCGTCACCCACTTCGAGGTCCTCGCCACCCCCGGCGGCCTGTACGCCGGCGAGATCGCCTGCCGGCCCGGCGGCGGCGGCATCCGCCGCATGCTCCAGCTCGACAGCGGCTTCGACACCTGGGACGCCCACCTCGCCACCAGCCTCGGCGAGCCCTACCAGGCCCCGACCGGCGCCTCGGCAGGCGACCTCGTCGAGATCCTGCTGCCCGCCCGGCGCGGCACCGTCACCGCGATCAGCACCGCCGACGACCTCGCCGCCGTCCCCGGACTGATCGAGGCGGACATCCGGCTGAGCGTCGGCGACACGGTCGGCGGACTCATGGACTCCTCCACCGTCAGCGCCGTCGTCCACGCCCGGTACACCGACAGGGCCGGCCTCGACGACACCGTCGCCGCCGTGCGGAAGGCCTTCCACATAGAGGTCGAACCCGCGGCCGACGGGCACCCGGGGGAGGAGCGGCCGTGA
- a CDS encoding uridine kinase, translating to MTAPTSADPAAAPTGRAELVERLRTLLGRSKHPDRPLVVGITGMDTSGKSRLADELADALAHRATPHQVVHIDDFHHPRAHRYRPDLPEPEQYYAHSIDFERAARDVLRPIRDEGRLDTELTLLDLQTDTPTLRRRYTVGPRTTVIVEGVFLLRPEVRDLIDLFVHLDVREDVVLERARIRDVPGQGEDVMRKYGTKYLPAQRAYLAAHPPARHAHVLVDNSDWTNPVVLRWPDAHGNDPHGNDRHDPDAHDNDAQDNDAHKEDDDAAQR from the coding sequence GTGACCGCCCCCACCTCCGCCGACCCGGCCGCCGCGCCGACCGGCCGCGCCGAACTCGTGGAAAGGCTCCGCACGCTGCTCGGCCGCAGCAAGCACCCCGACCGGCCGCTGGTCGTCGGCATCACAGGGATGGACACCTCCGGCAAATCCCGGCTCGCCGACGAACTCGCCGACGCCCTCGCCCACCGCGCCACCCCCCACCAGGTCGTCCACATCGACGACTTCCACCACCCGCGCGCCCACCGCTACCGGCCCGACCTGCCCGAACCCGAGCAGTACTACGCCCACAGCATCGACTTCGAACGGGCCGCCCGCGACGTCCTGCGCCCGATCCGGGACGAGGGCCGGCTCGACACGGAGCTGACCCTGCTCGACCTGCAGACCGACACCCCCACCCTGCGCCGCCGGTACACCGTGGGGCCGCGGACCACGGTGATCGTCGAGGGCGTCTTCCTGCTCCGGCCCGAAGTCCGCGACCTGATCGACCTGTTCGTCCACCTCGACGTCCGGGAGGACGTCGTCCTCGAACGGGCCCGGATCCGCGACGTCCCGGGCCAGGGCGAGGACGTGATGCGCAAGTACGGCACCAAGTACCTGCCGGCCCAGCGCGCCTACCTCGCCGCCCACCCGCCGGCCCGGCACGCCCACGTCCTCGTCGACAACTCCGACTGGACGAACCCCGTCGTGCTCCGCTGGCCCGACGCGCACGGCAACGACCCGCACGGCAACGACCGGCATGACCCCGACGCGCACGACAACGACGCGCAGGACAACGACGCGCACAAGGAGGACGACGATGCGGCACAGCGGTGA
- a CDS encoding hypothetical protein (manually curated), producing MIETRHPHGDLIAHLTRTTPLSPGGAARAVAEVMAYFAEPADDYVRRRHRELQQAGLNNDAIFERVGKELPHRRVTAKPLTTRQMRRIVYG from the coding sequence GTGATCGAAACGAGGCACCCACACGGTGACCTGATCGCGCACCTCACTCGAACGACTCCTTTGAGCCCGGGGGGCGCGGCTCGCGCCGTGGCAGAAGTAATGGCCTACTTCGCGGAACCGGCCGACGACTACGTGCGTCGTCGGCACCGGGAACTGCAACAGGCCGGTCTGAACAACGACGCGATCTTCGAGCGCGTCGGCAAGGAACTGCCGCATCGGCGGGTCACGGCCAAGCCGTTGACCACACGTCAGATGCGACGCATCGTCTACGGCTGA
- a CDS encoding butyryl-CoA dehydrogenase — MASLLLSRRDLDFLLHEWLDVESLTARPRFADHSRETFDAVLDLSETIAARHFAPHNKKNDTQEPRFDGERVHMIPEVQEALKVFAGAGLIGGGMDHEVGGMQLPSVVANACFAWFQAANVGTAAYPFLTIGNANLLLAHGTPGQIDTYVRPMVEGRFSGTMCLSEPQAGSSLADVRTRAEPADDGTYRLFGNKMWISGGDHELTENIVHLVLARIPGGPPGVKGLSLFIVPKVLVGADGTLGERNDVALAGLNHKMGYRGTTNTLLNFGEGAFRPGGAPGAVGFLVGKPHCGLSYMFHMMNEARIGVGLGATALGYTGYLHALDYARTRPQGRPLTVRDATTPQIPIVGHPDVRRMLLAQKSYVEGALALILYCGRLLDDERTAPTADERARAGLLLDMLTPIAKSWPSQWCLEANSLAIQVHGGYGYTREYNVEQFYRDNRLNPIHEGTHGVHGLDLLGRKVVMAGGAGLRLLIETISMTTARAAAADDQVAGFGRQLDASVARVAAVTRRLWEAGDAESALANASVYLEAVGHVVVGWMWLEQMLAATGRSGAFYEGKRRAGQYFFRYELPRTEAQFALLESLDRTTLDMPADCF; from the coding sequence ATGGCCTCCCTCCTGCTCTCCCGCCGAGACCTCGACTTCCTGCTGCACGAGTGGCTCGACGTCGAATCCCTGACAGCGCGCCCCCGCTTCGCCGACCACTCGCGCGAAACCTTCGACGCGGTGCTGGACCTCAGCGAGACGATCGCCGCCCGGCACTTCGCCCCGCACAACAAGAAGAACGACACCCAGGAGCCGCGCTTCGACGGCGAGCGGGTGCACATGATCCCCGAAGTCCAAGAGGCCCTGAAGGTCTTCGCCGGCGCCGGGCTGATCGGCGGGGGCATGGACCATGAAGTGGGCGGCATGCAGTTGCCGAGTGTGGTGGCCAACGCCTGCTTCGCCTGGTTCCAGGCGGCCAACGTGGGAACGGCCGCCTACCCCTTCCTCACCATCGGCAACGCAAACCTGCTGCTGGCCCACGGCACCCCCGGGCAGATCGACACCTATGTCCGCCCGATGGTCGAGGGCCGCTTCTCCGGGACCATGTGCCTGTCGGAACCACAGGCGGGCTCCTCGCTGGCCGATGTGCGTACCCGCGCGGAACCGGCCGACGACGGCACCTACCGCCTGTTCGGCAACAAGATGTGGATTTCGGGTGGCGACCACGAACTGACGGAGAACATCGTCCACCTGGTCCTGGCCAGGATCCCCGGCGGCCCGCCCGGGGTGAAGGGACTCTCGCTCTTCATCGTCCCCAAGGTCCTGGTGGGGGCCGACGGGACGCTCGGCGAACGCAACGACGTCGCCCTGGCCGGCCTCAATCACAAGATGGGGTATCGAGGGACGACCAACACGCTGCTGAACTTCGGTGAGGGCGCTTTCCGGCCCGGCGGGGCCCCCGGTGCCGTCGGCTTCCTGGTCGGGAAGCCCCACTGCGGACTGTCCTACATGTTCCACATGATGAACGAGGCCCGCATCGGTGTCGGACTTGGTGCCACAGCGCTCGGTTACACCGGCTACCTGCACGCCCTGGACTACGCGCGCACCCGGCCCCAGGGGCGCCCGCTCACGGTCAGGGACGCCACCACCCCCCAGATCCCGATCGTCGGGCATCCCGATGTCCGGCGCATGCTCCTCGCCCAGAAGTCGTACGTCGAAGGCGCGCTGGCTCTCATCCTGTACTGCGGGCGGCTGCTGGACGACGAGCGCACCGCCCCGACGGCCGATGAGCGGGCGAGGGCCGGGCTTCTGCTGGACATGCTCACCCCGATCGCCAAGAGCTGGCCCTCCCAGTGGTGCCTGGAAGCCAACAGCCTTGCCATCCAGGTCCACGGCGGCTACGGCTACACCCGCGAGTACAACGTCGAGCAGTTCTACCGGGACAACCGCCTCAACCCCATCCACGAGGGGACGCACGGCGTCCACGGCCTCGACCTGCTGGGCCGAAAGGTCGTCATGGCCGGCGGCGCGGGGCTCCGGCTGCTCATCGAGACCATCTCCATGACGACCGCTCGCGCGGCGGCCGCGGACGACCAGGTCGCCGGCTTCGGGCGGCAGCTGGACGCCTCCGTCGCCCGCGTCGCCGCCGTGACGCGGCGCCTGTGGGAGGCCGGGGACGCCGAGAGCGCCCTCGCCAACGCCTCGGTCTATCTGGAGGCCGTGGGACACGTCGTGGTCGGCTGGATGTGGCTGGAGCAGATGCTGGCCGCCACCGGACGCAGCGGCGCCTTCTACGAGGGCAAGCGCCGGGCGGGTCAGTACTTCTTCCGCTACGAACTGCCCAGGACGGAGGCCCAGTTCGCGCTGCTGGAAAGCCTCGACCGCACCACCCTCGACATGCCCGCGGACTGCTTCTGA
- a CDS encoding N-ethylmaleimide reductase encodes MTTMFTPYQLGDLTLPNRVVMAPMTRVRAAAGGLATPSMATYYAQRATAGLIVSEGVQPNVVGQSNPGTPGLHTDEQVSSWRPVTDAVHANGGRIFAQIMHGGRISHPDTTGLQPVGPSAVAAEGWKVFTPTGLQPAPIPRALDTAEVPEHAESYARAARRAVDAGFDGVELHGANGYLISQFLSSNANLRTDRYGGSVRNRIRFAVEAVSATAEAIGAARTGIRLSPGVTFWGVEETDVPELYIALLTELSRLGLAYIHLEATTEEEVLTGLRRAWQGPLIMNPVLPMGPKHTGRDDADHWLGLGAELISFGRAFISNPDLVERLRTGAPLAPVDEATYYQGGDAGYLTYPAYQYTA; translated from the coding sequence ATGACGACCATGTTCACCCCGTACCAGCTCGGAGACCTGACGCTGCCCAATCGGGTGGTGATGGCCCCGATGACACGGGTCCGTGCCGCCGCCGGCGGTCTGGCGACACCGTCGATGGCGACCTACTACGCCCAGCGGGCCACCGCCGGACTGATCGTCAGCGAGGGCGTGCAGCCGAACGTGGTCGGGCAGTCCAACCCCGGCACACCGGGACTGCACACCGACGAGCAGGTCTCCTCGTGGCGCCCCGTCACCGACGCGGTGCACGCCAACGGCGGACGGATCTTCGCCCAGATCATGCACGGCGGGCGGATCTCGCACCCCGACACCACCGGTCTGCAGCCGGTCGGCCCCTCGGCAGTCGCGGCCGAAGGCTGGAAGGTGTTCACCCCGACCGGTCTCCAGCCGGCGCCGATCCCGCGCGCTCTGGACACCGCCGAGGTGCCCGAGCACGCCGAGTCGTACGCCCGCGCCGCCCGCCGCGCCGTCGACGCCGGCTTCGACGGGGTGGAGCTGCACGGCGCCAACGGCTACCTCATCTCGCAGTTCCTCTCGTCCAACGCCAACCTGCGCACCGACCGCTACGGAGGCTCGGTGCGCAACCGGATCCGCTTCGCCGTCGAGGCGGTGTCCGCAACCGCCGAGGCCATCGGCGCGGCCAGGACCGGAATCCGTCTGTCCCCGGGCGTGACCTTCTGGGGAGTCGAGGAGACCGACGTCCCCGAGCTCTACATCGCGCTGCTGACCGAACTGTCCCGCCTCGGGCTGGCCTACATCCACCTCGAAGCCACCACCGAGGAGGAGGTGCTGACCGGCCTGCGCCGCGCATGGCAGGGTCCCCTGATCATGAACCCGGTGCTCCCGATGGGACCGAAGCACACCGGCCGGGACGATGCCGACCACTGGCTCGGCCTGGGGGCCGAGCTCATCAGCTTCGGCCGCGCCTTCATCTCCAACCCCGACCTGGTCGAGCGGCTGCGCACCGGAGCGCCGCTCGCTCCCGTCGACGAGGCCACGTACTACCAGGGCGGCGACGCGGGGTACCTGACCTACCCGGCATACCAGTACACCGCCTGA
- a CDS encoding NAD(P)-dependent dehydrogenase (short-subunit alcohol dehydrogenase family) yields MTSLFSLAGKTALVTGGSRGIGLMIARGLVEAGAKVYISSRKAEACEEAVRGLSGTGGQAVALPADLSREEECHRLAAEIGEREERLHILVNNAGATWGAPLDEFPVSGWDKVMDLNLRSPFLLTQALLPKLRAGGSAEDPARIINVGSIDGLHVSPVSAYSYAASKAGLHHLTRVLAKELGPQGITVNAIAPGPFESKMMAATLDAMGEAIAGAAPLRRIGRPDDMAGVAVYLASRAGAYVTGGVIPVDGGLGTTV; encoded by the coding sequence GTGACCTCGCTGTTCTCCCTCGCCGGCAAAACCGCCCTCGTGACCGGCGGTTCCCGCGGCATAGGCCTGATGATCGCCCGGGGCCTGGTCGAAGCGGGAGCCAAGGTCTACATCAGCTCTCGCAAGGCGGAAGCCTGCGAGGAGGCCGTGCGCGGGCTCTCCGGTACCGGCGGCCAGGCGGTCGCGCTGCCCGCAGACCTGTCGCGCGAGGAGGAGTGCCACCGACTTGCCGCCGAGATCGGCGAGCGGGAGGAGCGGCTGCACATCCTGGTGAACAACGCCGGCGCCACCTGGGGCGCGCCCCTGGACGAGTTCCCGGTCAGCGGCTGGGACAAGGTCATGGACCTCAACCTGCGCAGCCCCTTCCTGCTCACCCAGGCCCTCCTGCCGAAGCTGCGCGCCGGCGGATCGGCGGAGGACCCTGCGCGGATCATCAACGTCGGATCCATCGACGGACTGCACGTCAGCCCGGTCTCGGCCTACTCCTACGCGGCCAGCAAGGCGGGCCTGCACCACCTGACCCGCGTCCTGGCCAAGGAGCTCGGGCCGCAGGGCATCACGGTGAACGCCATCGCTCCCGGCCCCTTCGAGTCGAAGATGATGGCCGCGACCCTGGACGCCATGGGCGAGGCGATCGCGGGGGCGGCTCCGTTGCGCCGGATCGGGCGGCCGGATGACATGGCGGGCGTCGCCGTCTATCTGGCCAGCCGTGCGGGCGCCTACGTCACCGGCGGCGTCATCCCCGTCGACGGCGGCCTCGGCACCACGGTCTGA